From one Leguminivora glycinivorella isolate SPB_JAAS2020 chromosome 5, LegGlyc_1.1, whole genome shotgun sequence genomic stretch:
- the LOC125226709 gene encoding zonadhesin-like, protein MWKLLLLLACVAGSTIVFCDDSSDASVQKPGPVEVDGSDQGSADSDASCDSNSQVDTSKLTPTYKCGPNQVFSNCTNGGCEARNCSQAGKPVPCVKLDEKSCKKGCVCATGYLRASNGTCVLKSQCREGCGDDPNSHPGCGVNCGQTCATYKIKNAPCILLCYLDGCDCNTGYVYDPNVKKCVLSKDCTPTCGLHEVYSTCTNGGCSHRNCSQLGKPKICIDRTPDSCTKGCVCAEGYLRNANGSCVLENQCPQIGCGGDPNAQPGCGINCGNRCSDYKIKNKSLLCPRIQCKPDKCDCKPGFVFDNNLKKCVVPEQCTPVCGLNEKYDSCVNGGCGHRNCSQIGTPQFCIDRTSESCIKGCVCADGYLRADNGTCVPQSQCPGCGGDPNAQPGCGINCGRRCSDYKIKNKSLLCPRIQCKPDKCDCKPGFVFDNNLKKCVVPEQCTPVCGLNEKYDSCVNGGCGHRNCSQIGTPQICIDRTSESCIKGCVCADGYLRADNGTCVPQSQCPAPTTDDRCPGQNEYYNTCISGCSTQSCNEIAKVLHCPIQPAVCREGCRCKAGYWRNADNVCVPQSECRKL, encoded by the exons ATGTGGAAGTTGCTGTTGCTCTTGGCCTGTGTGGCTGGTTCCACCATCGTCTTTTGTGATG ATTCATCAGACGCTTCCGTCCAGAAACCTGGGCCTGTAGAAGTAGACGGATCAGACCAAGGTTCCGCTGACTCAGATGCATCTTGTGACTCGAACTCGCAAGTTGACACCAGTA AATTAACACCAACCTACAAATGTGGTCCAAACCAAGTGTTCTCAAACTGCACAAACGGGGGCTGCGAGGCCCGCAACTGCAGCCAGGCGGGCAAGCCCGTGCCGTGCGTGAAATTGGACGAAAAAAGCTGCAAGAAGGGATGCGTGTGCGCAACTGGATATTTACGGGCGTCAAACGGAACTTGTGTATTAAAGAGCCAGTGCAGAGAAG GTTGCGGAGATGATCCCAACTCGCACCCTGGTTGTGGCGTCAACTGTGGACAGACTTGTGCCACCTACAAGATTAAAAATGCACCCTGCATTCTCCTTTGCTACTTGGACGGATGTGACTGCAACACTGGATACGTCTACGACCCTAACGTCAAGAAGTGCGTTTTATCTAAAGATTGCA CGCCAACATGTGGACTTCACGAAGTTTATTCCACGTGCACCAACGGCGGATGCTCTCATAGGAACTGCAGTCAACTGGGCAAGCCCAAAATCTGCATCGATAGAACTCCCGATTCCTGTACTAAAGGATGCGTTTGTGCCGAGGGTTATCTGCGCAATGCCAATGGATCTTGCGTTCTTGAAAACCAGTGTCCTCAAATTG GATGTGGTGGTGATCCAAACGCACAGCCTGGTTGCGGTATAAACTGCGGAAACAGGTGCTCCGACTATAAGATAAAGAATAAATCACTTCTCTGCCCACGCATCCAATGCAAACCCGACAAATGCGACTGCAAACCAGGTTTTGTATTTGACAACAATCTCAAGAAATGCGTCGTGCCAGAGCAATGCA CACCGGTTTGCGGACTAAATGAAAAATACGACTCGTGTGTGAACGGAGGTTGTGGCCACAGAAACTGCAGCCAGATTGGAACGCCTCAATTCTGCATAGACAGGACCTCTGAGTCTTGCATCAAGGGCTGCGTCTGCGCCGACGGTTACCTCAGAGCCGATAATGGAACCTGCGTACCTCAAAGCCAATGtccag GTTGTGGTGGTGATCCAAACGCACAGCCTGGTTGCGGTATAAACTGCGGACGCAGGTGCTCCGACTATAAGATAAAGAATAAATCACTTCTCTGCCCACGCATACAATGCAAACCCGACAAATGCGACTGCAAACCAGGTTTTGTATTTGACAACAATCTCAAGAAATGCGTCGTGCCAGAGCAATGCA CACCAGTTTGCGGACTAAATGAAAAATACGACTCATGTGTCAACGGAGGTTGTGGCCACAGAAACTGCAGCCAGATCGGAACGCCTCAAATCTGCATAGACAGGACCTCTGAGTCTTGCATCAAGGGCTGTGTCTGCGCCGACGGTTACCTCAGAGCCGATAATGGAACCTGCGTACCTCAAAGCCAATGTCcag CACCAACAACCGATGACCGCTGTCCCGGACAAAACGAGTATTACAATACATGCATCAGTGGTTGTTCCACTCAGAGCTGCAACGAAATCGCCAAGGTTCTCCACTGTCCGATCCAACCCGCTGTTTGTAGGGAAGGCTGCCGGTGTAAAGCAGGGTATTGGAGGAATGCTGACAATGTGTGTGTGCCACAAAGCGAATGTCGTAAGTTGtaa
- the LOC125226216 gene encoding uncharacterized protein LOC125226216 → MSNQTQLTNVVKTSIGTFATSTVASVRAATMLARTGPVLKTRRATLAAGIMWVTGGMKKGTVFPKSNAPHVAAVTTSIGSHASKTAGTSPATCLANPRRAALVV, encoded by the exons ATGTCCAATCAAACACAGCTAACCAATGTGGTGAAAACGAGCATTGGGACATTTGCTACCTCGACTGTGGCGTCGGTCAGAGCTGCGACGATGTTGGCAAGAACTGGACCTGTCCTGAAAACCCGCCGTGCCACGTTGGCTGCAGGTATAATGTGGGTCACTGGAGGAATGAAGAAGGGGACTGTGTTCCCGAAAAGCAATGCC CCACACGTCGCTGCGGTAACAACGAGTATTGGGAGCCATGCATCCAAGACTGCAGGAACCAGTCCTGCAACTTGCTTGGCAAACCCGCGTCGAGCTGCCCTGGTCGTATAG
- the LOC125226403 gene encoding zonadhesin-like, whose translation MCTQETIKSDIRSEVALWSYCVATMLKVLVFAVCVASFNVAIACHDCAPTCTENEVYSSCINGGCGPKKCSDLNKPVVCIDPAECDCIKGCICKKGYLRAKNGICIPKEKCPEYCPGPNEYYEPCIHNCESQNCSDRGKIHHCPNIKPGHCDSSGCRCKKGYLRNDKGICVLEKDCPRPKCPSGEVWDECPTVPCEGDCCPKTRDSPQTCPIGIVCDKPRCVCGYNRKRDKNGHCILIPDCPPFKCGKNEVYVPCPSNCPGEKCSDFTYPTKCSPHKIGIKVNCRPACKCKKDYYRDEKGNCIPSCECPPATTSTTTTTRKPTTPCD comes from the exons ATGTGTACACAAGAGACCATAAAGTCGGATATAAGAAGCGAAGTAGCTCTGTGGAGTTACTGTGTCGCGACAATGTTGAAGGTACTGGTTTTTGCCGTTTGTGTGGCGTCCTTCAATGTGGCAATCGCATGTCACGATTGTG CGCCAACCTGCACTGAAAATGAAGTATATTCTTCTTGTATAAATGGTGGATGTGGCCCTAAGAAATGTAGTGATTTAAACAAGCCAGTCGTCTGCATAGATCCTGCAGAATGTGATTGTATAAAGGGATGCATTTGTAAAAAGGGTTACTTGAGAGCCAAAAATGGAATTTGCATACCAAAAGAAAAATGCCCAG AATATTGTCCGGGACCAAATGAATACTACGAGCCATGCATTCACAATTGCGAAAGCCAGAATTGCTCCGACAGAGGCAAGATCCACCATTGCCCCAACATAAAGCCGGGACACTGCGATTCGTCCGGTTGTCGTTGCAAGAAAGGTTACCTTAGAAACGATAAAGGCATTTGCGTTCTAGAAAAGGACTGCC CTCGTCCTAAATGTCCTTCTGGAGAAGTTTGGGATGAGTGCCCCACCGTCCCGTGTGAAGGGGACTGCTGCCCCAAAACCAGAGATTCGCCACAAACTTGTCCCATTGGAATTGTGTGTGATAAACCACGATGCGTGTGCGGCTACAATAGGAAACGAGATAAGAACGGCCATTGTATCCTAATACCTGACTGTC cACCATTTAAATGCGGGAAAAATGAAGTATACGTGCCTTGTCCATCAAATTGCCCGGGGGAGAAATGTAGCGACTTCACTTACCCTACGAAGTGTTCACCACACAAAATCGGCATTAAAGTCAATTGTAGACCAGCGTGCAAATGTAAGAAGGACTACTATAGAGATGAGAAAGGAAATTGCATTCCATCTTGTGAAT GTCCTCCTGCCACTACCAGTACCACGACGACAACGCGGAAACCCACAACTCCCTGCGACTAG